In one Nyctibius grandis isolate bNycGra1 chromosome 19, bNycGra1.pri, whole genome shotgun sequence genomic region, the following are encoded:
- the SAMD10 gene encoding sterile alpha motif domain-containing protein 10 — translation MQQGRPSLCCVSAVRSSQGPPEPAAAAHLSFCRSLLEHTVSAENLNYRLQRNPGSSLTWHDGRSQRADGGRAVKLLRQPGTEGSQGRACDHYGIYHTSPTLGSLAKPVVLWTQQDVCKWLKKHCPHNYLVYVEVFSHHAITGRALLRLNGEKLQRMGIAHEAQRQEVLQQVLQLQVREEVRNLQLLSQDCTNTVNRAPLGWAVHRRYET, via the exons ATGCAGCAGGGCCGCCCGTCCCTCTGCTGCGTCTCCGCCGTCCGCAGCTCGCAGGGACCCCCCGAGCCAG ccgccgccgctcaCCTCAGCTTCTGCCGCAGCCTCCTGGAGCACACGGTCTCGGCCGAAAACCTCAACTACCGCCTGCAGAGGAACCCGGGCAGCAGCCTCACGTGGCACGACGGCCGGAGCCAGCGGGCCGACGGCGGCCGGGCCGTCAAGCTCCTGCGGCAGCCGGGCACCGAGGGCTCGCAG GGCCGTGCCTGCGACCACTATGGCATCTACCACACCAGCCCCACGCTGGGCAGCCTGGCCAAGCCCGTGGTGCTCTGGACCCAGCAGGATGTGTGCAAATGGCTGAAGAAGCACTGCCCCCACAACTACCTCGTCTACGTCGAGGTGTTCTCCCACCACGCCATCACAG GTCGGGCTCTGCTGCGGCTGAACGGGGAGAAGCTGCAGCGCATGGGCATCGCGCACGAGGCGCAGCGGCAGGAGGTCCTGCAGCAGGTCCTGCAGCTCCAGGTGCGCGAGGAGGTCCGAAacctgcagctgctcagccaAG ATTGCACCAACACTGTGAACCGAGCGCCTCTGGGATGGGCTGTGCACCGCCGGTACGAGACCTGA